A genomic region of Aeropyrum pernix K1 contains the following coding sequences:
- a CDS encoding ZIP family metal transporter — protein sequence MNPAITPILLGLVAGITVTFGALTYIVVGRRLGRRGQGVLNALAGGVLAYLALETGHESAAYVEQFATRETLDSFLAGLMVTSIALLGTWLLLSYVERGYSTLVRAPPGLMVSLTVASALGLHNLGEGLAIAASLIEGKVSLAILFAVGFAIHNYTEGFPIAAPLAGEKKRTGLRTIIGLSLLAGLPVVPGAMVYYLGSNLPGLAIATLYTVAAASIVYAMLHINLSALSRLGGLSSPSFWSSLFLGIALAYVTESIILIAGLH from the coding sequence ATGAATCCCGCTATTACACCAATACTGCTCGGCTTAGTAGCCGGCATAACCGTGACGTTCGGAGCCCTCACGTATATAGTAGTTGGGAGGAGGCTTGGCCGGAGGGGCCAGGGCGTTTTGAACGCGCTGGCAGGAGGAGTTCTAGCCTATCTAGCCTTGGAGACAGGGCACGAGAGTGCAGCGTATGTTGAGCAGTTTGCGACTCGAGAAACGCTGGACAGCTTCTTGGCAGGTCTTATGGTAACCAGCATCGCTCTTCTAGGAACCTGGCTTCTCCTCTCCTACGTTGAGAGAGGCTATTCTACCTTGGTGAGGGCTCCACCCGGGCTTATGGTATCTCTGACTGTGGCTTCCGCACTCGGACTGCATAATCTGGGGGAAGGCCTAGCCATAGCTGCCTCGCTAATCGAGGGTAAGGTATCCCTAGCAATCCTCTTTGCGGTTGGCTTTGCTATACACAACTACACCGAAGGCTTCCCCATAGCCGCCCCACTGGCTGGTGAAAAGAAGAGAACGGGGCTCCGCACTATCATCGGTCTCTCCCTCCTCGCGGGGCTACCTGTTGTTCCAGGAGCTATGGTCTACTATCTAGGCTCGAACCTCCCTGGCCTAGCTATAGCTACCCTCTATACTGTAGCAGCAGCATCCATAGTCTACGCAATGCTGCACATAAACCTTTCTGCCCTGTCACGCCTAGGCGGTCTCTCGAGCCCATCCTTCTGGTCGTCACTGTTCCTCGGGATAGCTCTAGCCTATGTTACAGAGTCGATCATATTGATAGCAGGTTTACACTAG
- a CDS encoding NAD(P)/FAD-dependent oxidoreductase: protein MGIEGLTAVSIGGLGVSGATLAYLLAREGFRVEAFDVARGYRKACGDALTLKPFTEEIARATRSVVTLVTRYIIAVNGEVVQDLSLKPPPWAIVDKALLVSRLREMAEAEGAELKAGSWPGPVGGRLSVDARGPLADTVKDAVFLYRVYSKAEWEPDTVYLDFNVRDRGVYWVFPADGEGRLVNIGAGFEGVWSGREVEMRIARLHKTLLGSTLEPVDRRGAPMQLFAPLRLYHEGVFKVGEAGGFLLRTGGEGNRPGMLSALHLARAIASAGLEDESKILAYYRLYSAGLADEVRVSKILLSIVRGSSIREASRLLKSLPPSFWERFVRAQVTSTYLIRLLTHPSVAFGVARALLSYSASRAPPQAS, encoded by the coding sequence TTGGGTATAGAGGGTTTGACCGCCGTATCAATAGGGGGTTTAGGGGTCTCTGGAGCCACACTCGCCTACTTGCTGGCTCGTGAGGGATTTAGGGTTGAGGCGTTTGACGTAGCTCGGGGTTACAGGAAAGCCTGCGGCGACGCGTTAACATTGAAGCCTTTCACGGAAGAAATTGCTAGGGCTACACGCTCTGTGGTGACGCTTGTCACTCGCTATATTATAGCGGTTAACGGCGAGGTGGTGCAGGATCTCAGCTTAAAACCTCCACCCTGGGCCATAGTGGATAAGGCTCTCCTTGTGTCTAGACTCAGGGAGATGGCCGAGGCTGAGGGCGCCGAACTGAAGGCCGGATCCTGGCCGGGGCCTGTAGGGGGGAGGCTGTCTGTTGACGCTAGAGGTCCTCTAGCTGATACTGTTAAGGATGCAGTCTTCCTATACAGAGTATATTCAAAGGCGGAGTGGGAGCCCGACACCGTTTATCTCGACTTCAACGTAAGGGATAGGGGAGTGTACTGGGTGTTCCCAGCCGACGGTGAAGGGAGGCTGGTCAACATAGGGGCCGGGTTTGAGGGTGTATGGAGTGGTAGAGAGGTGGAGATGAGGATTGCACGGCTCCATAAAACACTCCTAGGATCAACACTTGAGCCCGTGGACAGGAGGGGGGCGCCCATGCAGCTGTTCGCCCCTCTCAGGCTCTACCACGAGGGTGTGTTTAAGGTTGGCGAGGCTGGAGGGTTCCTCCTGAGAACGGGGGGCGAGGGTAACAGGCCTGGCATGCTGTCGGCCCTCCACCTTGCACGGGCTATAGCCTCCGCAGGCCTGGAGGACGAGTCTAAAATACTCGCCTACTATAGGCTATACAGTGCTGGATTGGCTGACGAGGTCAGAGTGTCCAAGATTCTTCTATCCATCGTGAGGGGCAGCAGTATTAGGGAGGCTTCACGGCTCCTAAAGAGTCTCCCTCCCAGCTTCTGGGAGAGGTTTGTTAGGGCCCAGGTTACCTCGACTTACCTGATTAGGCTTCTCACCCACCCTTCGGTGGCTTTTGGGGTTGCTAGAGCTCTCTTATCTTACTCAGCTTCGAGAGCACCCCCTCAAGCGTCTTAG
- a CDS encoding nascent polypeptide-associated complex protein — translation MVGSVLPVNPRDLEKMMRRLGIKVEQLSADEARIVLGSGETMVFRSPTVIVMRAKGQPPMVYLVGDYTVEKPREETAAEITEEDVALVAEQAGVSMEEARKALEESGGDIAEAILRLKGEE, via the coding sequence GTGGTAGGTTCGGTGCTGCCGGTTAACCCAAGGGATTTAGAGAAGATGATGAGGAGGCTCGGCATCAAGGTCGAGCAGCTGTCAGCCGACGAGGCCAGGATAGTCTTGGGCAGCGGTGAGACCATGGTGTTCAGATCGCCAACTGTTATCGTAATGAGGGCCAAGGGCCAGCCTCCCATGGTCTACCTGGTGGGTGATTACACGGTTGAGAAGCCTAGGGAGGAGACTGCTGCGGAGATTACGGAGGAGGATGTGGCCCTTGTCGCGGAGCAGGCTGGTGTCAGCATGGAGGAGGCGAGGAAAGCCCTGGAGGAGTCCGGCGGCGACATAGCTGAGGCTATACTAAGGCTTAAGGGTGAGGAGTGA
- a CDS encoding site-2 protease family protein, with the protein MEGPSFRIVGVPVLAGIEIAVAAGIALAWIALYLIYGRGRREGRVSILPFGIIVRIGVTGEPLGEGRLRGVLRLYGYLAIAVMMAALALFYYLALQAAKAKFLVPPGEGGEAAGGFIPLIPGVTIPWEDLVYVAVALGVGVVAHELGHAVVAVAEGIRVKNAGIAILLFIPAAFVELDEEQLMKARLVSRLKVFSAGVTANILIALLTLLIAMTAPVAEPSGVKILGVEEGSPADAAGLGPGMVIVEVNGEPVKSLEDLRRIFEKIGVTDPASNVEFTVRVKKEGGELLDLKVVKEAGRSTIGVRVAEFYDSPLATIMNALFLLNLGVALVNAAPLLLPLPGAAIMSDGGHVAVHVGERLLGPSGRLLGAGLGVATLILVLGLVTIEPIDLTP; encoded by the coding sequence TTGGAGGGCCCCAGTTTCAGGATAGTAGGAGTGCCAGTCTTGGCTGGTATCGAGATAGCAGTTGCAGCGGGCATTGCGCTGGCATGGATAGCTCTGTATCTAATCTATGGTAGGGGCAGACGTGAGGGGAGGGTTTCTATACTCCCTTTCGGCATCATTGTCAGGATAGGTGTCACAGGGGAACCCCTAGGGGAGGGCAGGCTAAGGGGCGTGCTCAGGCTCTACGGCTATCTGGCCATTGCTGTGATGATGGCAGCCCTAGCCCTATTCTACTACCTCGCTTTACAGGCTGCTAAGGCCAAGTTTCTCGTACCTCCAGGTGAGGGGGGCGAGGCTGCGGGAGGATTCATCCCACTGATACCAGGGGTTACAATCCCCTGGGAGGACCTGGTCTACGTCGCTGTTGCACTAGGAGTTGGTGTCGTGGCTCACGAGCTCGGTCATGCAGTTGTTGCCGTCGCCGAGGGGATTAGAGTCAAGAACGCGGGTATAGCCATCCTACTCTTTATACCGGCAGCATTCGTCGAGCTTGACGAGGAGCAGCTCATGAAGGCCAGGCTGGTGTCGAGGCTCAAGGTCTTCTCGGCAGGGGTTACTGCCAACATCCTGATAGCCCTTCTGACCCTCTTGATCGCTATGACTGCACCGGTAGCAGAGCCTTCTGGAGTAAAGATTCTTGGAGTTGAGGAGGGAAGCCCGGCTGACGCGGCGGGGTTAGGACCTGGTATGGTGATAGTGGAGGTAAACGGCGAGCCCGTCAAGAGTCTGGAGGACCTTAGGAGGATCTTCGAGAAAATTGGGGTGACAGACCCGGCAAGCAATGTGGAGTTTACGGTAAGGGTCAAAAAAGAAGGTGGAGAGCTTTTAGATCTAAAGGTTGTGAAGGAGGCTGGCAGGAGCACAATTGGAGTTAGAGTTGCGGAGTTCTACGACTCCCCATTGGCAACTATCATGAACGCCCTATTCCTGCTCAACCTAGGCGTTGCCCTAGTTAACGCTGCACCCCTCCTCCTACCCCTTCCCGGCGCCGCCATAATGAGTGACGGTGGGCACGTAGCCGTTCATGTGGGGGAGAGGTTGTTGGGCCCGAGCGGCAGGCTCTTGGGAGCTGGTCTGGGCGTTGCAACCCTCATACTAGTGCTAGGGCTGGTAACCATTGAGCCAATAGACCTCACACCCTAG
- a CDS encoding glycosyltransferase family 39 protein translates to MTDASGMRRLSYADPRPALWVVSLLIALAAGVYTGLSAYDTASFFDSVEPRYVSDEIYYVDTARRLLQNVFQVDIDYYSYSGKTSEDYYNAEHPPLGKYIIALSMLLCGDRPLCWRLPSVVEAGLIPVILWAGLALAYRGVLGPVAGAAAALAAASDPVLRVMGSVAMLDIHQAFFTALAIALAANRRFIPAISAAGLAASVKMSGGAIVLATATVAASWAQGSIWRRLAVFTAGLLIGGSVYIALYAPLVLHFGPMWVIEETINALKWHTTSRPPGPPASSVLGWIINSNPFYLSLEGRVMAAVTNTVVHATALGFAAIALLAELLERRGRPSWPGVAHVYMLFILILYTAVYLAGNRTLYSFYSVQLTPIAAAVIGEATAAMLTWRCRADKHAPSPSTEGYAPEASPKGE, encoded by the coding sequence TTGACCGACGCTAGTGGTATGAGGAGGCTGAGCTACGCTGACCCCCGGCCGGCCCTCTGGGTAGTCTCGCTTCTAATAGCCCTGGCGGCAGGTGTCTACACGGGTCTCTCGGCCTACGATACTGCTAGCTTCTTCGACAGTGTGGAGCCTAGGTATGTTAGCGACGAGATTTACTATGTGGACACCGCCCGCAGGCTTCTGCAGAACGTGTTCCAGGTAGACATCGATTATTATAGCTACAGTGGAAAGACGAGTGAAGATTATTATAACGCTGAGCACCCTCCCCTCGGCAAGTACATTATAGCCTTGTCCATGCTGCTATGCGGCGACCGTCCCCTTTGCTGGAGGCTACCATCAGTTGTTGAGGCGGGGCTGATACCGGTCATACTGTGGGCGGGGCTGGCTCTAGCCTACAGGGGAGTTCTGGGGCCTGTAGCCGGGGCTGCCGCAGCACTTGCAGCAGCGTCAGACCCCGTCCTCAGGGTGATGGGTTCGGTGGCTATGCTGGACATACACCAAGCATTCTTCACAGCACTGGCAATAGCCCTCGCCGCCAACAGGAGGTTCATCCCGGCTATCTCGGCGGCAGGCTTGGCAGCGTCAGTGAAGATGAGCGGCGGCGCTATTGTGTTAGCCACAGCAACCGTTGCAGCCTCCTGGGCTCAGGGAAGTATTTGGCGTAGACTCGCTGTATTTACCGCTGGCTTGCTGATAGGCGGCTCCGTCTACATAGCCCTCTACGCCCCTCTTGTCCTGCATTTTGGGCCTATGTGGGTTATCGAGGAGACGATAAACGCTCTCAAGTGGCACACTACAAGCCGTCCTCCGGGGCCACCCGCAAGCAGTGTGCTAGGGTGGATTATAAACAGCAATCCCTTCTACCTCAGCCTCGAGGGTAGGGTAATGGCTGCTGTCACAAACACCGTAGTCCACGCTACAGCCCTGGGCTTCGCGGCCATAGCTCTGCTTGCGGAGCTCTTGGAGAGGAGGGGTAGGCCTAGCTGGCCAGGGGTTGCCCATGTCTACATGCTATTCATCCTAATCCTATACACAGCCGTATATCTTGCAGGGAATAGAACCCTATACAGCTTCTACAGCGTACAGCTAACACCAATAGCCGCAGCTGTAATAGGGGAGGCCACAGCGGCGATGCTCACTTGGAGATGCCGTGCTGACAAGCATGCACCGTCCCCAAGCACTGAAGGATATGCCCCCGAAGCCTCCCCCAAGGGAGAATAG
- a CDS encoding RNA 2'-phosphotransferase produces the protein MAEELPELALCCDGTVVEGRSNCRCKARAVLPGGMRVRLSKTLAGILRHHPGRYGVRLTREGWARVSEVVEGLRKAGWSWVEEWHIVGVALHDPKGRYELRNGEIRARYGHSIPVNVEPLPGEPPPILYHGTTEEALPLIMERGIMRGRRLKVHLTSSLEDAVSTGRRHGNLVAVLLVDVECLRRRGLKVERMSKTVYTVDWVPPECIAEVRRESLGRSL, from the coding sequence GTGGCGGAGGAGCTCCCCGAGCTTGCTCTATGTTGCGATGGCACCGTAGTGGAGGGTAGGAGCAACTGCCGGTGTAAGGCTAGAGCAGTGTTGCCTGGGGGTATGCGCGTAAGGCTAAGCAAGACCCTGGCAGGCATACTGCGGCACCATCCTGGGAGGTATGGTGTCAGGTTAACTCGAGAAGGGTGGGCCAGGGTTAGCGAGGTTGTCGAGGGGTTGAGAAAGGCTGGATGGAGCTGGGTGGAAGAGTGGCACATAGTGGGCGTGGCCCTCCACGACCCTAAGGGGAGGTATGAGCTGAGGAATGGGGAGATTAGGGCGCGCTATGGGCACTCGATACCCGTTAATGTGGAGCCTCTCCCCGGCGAGCCTCCGCCGATACTCTATCACGGTACAACCGAGGAGGCGCTACCGTTGATTATGGAGAGGGGTATAATGAGGGGTAGGAGGCTAAAAGTCCACCTCACAAGCTCTCTTGAAGATGCTGTATCAACCGGCAGAAGGCACGGCAATCTAGTCGCTGTTCTCCTGGTAGATGTTGAGTGTCTAAGAAGGAGGGGGCTCAAGGTCGAGAGGATGTCGAAGACAGTCTACACTGTTGACTGGGTACCCCCAGAGTGTATAGCAGAGGTTCGTAGGGAAAGTTTGGGGAGAAGCCTTTAA
- a CDS encoding Sjogren's syndrome/scleroderma autoantigen 1 family protein encodes MGGEGPGSDDIVKKMAQLMMQGAVMLDKTCPADGLPLFKLKTGDVVCPVHGKVVIVASDEEARDVEVEEIIREVRYRAARNVMKGLEEDNVDTVSKWLGVLETAERILAIRRGSRQGQGSVRGEGRESK; translated from the coding sequence ATGGGTGGTGAGGGTCCTGGTAGCGACGATATTGTGAAGAAGATGGCACAGCTTATGATGCAGGGGGCTGTAATGCTGGATAAGACGTGTCCTGCAGACGGTCTCCCCCTCTTCAAGCTCAAAACGGGGGATGTGGTCTGCCCTGTCCACGGGAAGGTTGTGATAGTGGCCAGTGACGAGGAGGCGAGAGACGTAGAGGTGGAGGAGATAATAAGGGAGGTTAGGTACAGGGCGGCCAGGAACGTTATGAAGGGTCTTGAGGAGGACAATGTGGACACGGTCTCAAAATGGCTAGGTGTTTTGGAGACAGCCGAGAGAATTCTTGCTATAAGGCGAGGAAGCCGGCAGGGCCAGGGGAGCGTTAGAGGAGAGGGGAGAGAGTCGAAATAG
- a CDS encoding helix-turn-helix domain-containing protein, producing MSHHRGVFSESPVDSDYASRLVAIRIAGDIIYSRDFGEALRKWREYFEVSQSEIAREMGVTASVISDYEKSRRTPGAVFIKRFVDSLISIDAKRGWKKTKDLAMLAGTVPGAIVDMREFEKPLTVGELSSVVEGVILGFKDAARSVYGYTLVDSVKAILSLSGLQFTVLFGLNPQRAIVFTKSTTGRSPMVAVRTSPLKPAVVIVHGPGRNVDRLAIEIAKADRVPLVVSQLDSEEELASRLRSLTMQRRFTPHP from the coding sequence TTGTCTCACCACCGAGGAGTCTTTAGTGAGAGCCCCGTGGATAGCGACTATGCCTCACGTCTCGTTGCCATTAGAATAGCAGGAGATATTATCTACAGCAGGGATTTCGGCGAGGCTCTGAGGAAGTGGAGGGAGTATTTCGAGGTCAGCCAGAGTGAGATAGCCAGGGAAATGGGGGTTACAGCCAGCGTTATAAGCGATTACGAGAAGAGCCGTAGGACTCCTGGCGCGGTTTTCATCAAGAGGTTCGTAGACTCCCTGATATCTATCGACGCGAAAAGGGGGTGGAAGAAGACTAAAGACCTGGCTATGCTTGCGGGGACCGTTCCCGGGGCTATAGTGGATATGAGGGAGTTCGAGAAGCCCCTTACAGTTGGAGAGCTGAGTAGCGTCGTAGAGGGTGTTATACTGGGCTTTAAAGATGCGGCGAGGAGCGTATACGGCTATACACTGGTTGATAGTGTCAAGGCTATACTGAGCCTCTCGGGCCTCCAGTTCACCGTGTTGTTCGGCCTGAACCCCCAGAGAGCAATAGTGTTCACAAAGTCGACAACAGGGAGAAGCCCCATGGTGGCTGTGAGGACTAGCCCTCTAAAGCCCGCCGTTGTCATCGTGCACGGCCCGGGAAGGAACGTTGACAGGCTCGCTATTGAGATAGCCAAGGCGGATAGGGTGCCCCTGGTGGTGTCTCAGCTTGACAGCGAGGAGGAGCTGGCTTCAAGGCTAAGAAGCCTTACAATGCAGCGGAGGTTCACTCCTCACCCTTAA